From a region of the Dictyostelium discoideum AX4 chromosome 2 chromosome, whole genome shotgun sequence genome:
- a CDS encoding RNA recognition motif-containing protein RRM: protein MGSKNGTTEVEDNQQNDNQNKLKNNENDNSNNNNNNNRPDDADNNNRSSPFSKYDEIENNSNNNNKNDKDNDNNNNSKFDDDNNNNNKNNNNINKNNKRSNSNSRSRSESRSRSRSNLSDKSSGNSSGSGSLSSGSDTKETIFVGNLPRDTIVKDIENLFKNYVKSIEKVDIKNGYAFVIVSTNDPDIVVKELHRKEFLNKSLTVQIAKSESKKKEESEEVKPSRAIFIVNYNVSKTTTNDIADWCSPYGNVNRVQMVKNFCFVEFETIDQASKALKALDLKSFDGHSLTVEYVNGSIDRDNYQRDRYGSNHFNHNLYHNHHFNYHHHSHQQYRDNYNNHRHPHHHNHQPHHHNNHYHNQRDHQRDHYHHHRDNQRDTQRDHRDTQRDTQRDTQRDTQRDSQRDSQRDSQRDSQRDSQRDSQRDSQRDNQRDSYNSNNGNNLNSNNNVNNHNLNDTNGNNTDNGVNYSQQRDRSRSRSIERFRDGRNNRNNFRNNNNNNYQNNNNYNRNNINNSNNNRDYNNSDRNREFYNGNDNDRNNGDRYSNNNRHNINFNKRNNNDRNYNNNNNRFNNNNNNNNNSSNNGRDVDFNGINNNNNNNNYRDDNNFNNNEEFENNRRTYNNDKKRSRSHSRGRSRSRSHSGDRRNNNYNNNNTNNNNNNNNNNNNNNNNNNNNNNNINNSNHFNNGYQNKTNSNNNNYPNNNNNNNDSNNKQSPSPPRKRNFNNIGNNNKNFNNKN, encoded by the exons atggGTTCTAAAAATGGAACAACTGAAGTTGAAGATAATCAACAAAatgataatcaaaataaattaaaaaacaatgaaaacgataatagtaacaacaacaataataataatagaccAGATGATGCagataacaataatagatcatcaccattttcaaagtatgatgaaattgaaaataatagtaataataacaacaaaaatgataaagacaatgacaacaacaacaattcaaagtttgatgatgataacaacaacaataataaaaataataacaatattaataaaaataataaaagaagtaatagtaatagtagaaGTAGAAGTGAAAGTAGAAGTAGAAGTAGAAGTAATTTGAGTGATAAAAGTAGTGGcaatagtagtggtagtggtagtctTTCAAGTGGTAGTGATACTAAAGAAACCATTTTTGTAGGAAATTTACCAAGAGATACTATTgtaaaagatattgaaaatcTATTCAAAAACTAtgtaaaatcaattgaaaaagttgATATAAAGAATGGTTATGCTTTCGTTATAGTCTCTACAAATGATCCCGATATAGTTGTAAAAGAATTACATAGAAAAGAATTCCTAAATAAGAGTTTAACTGTTCAAATTGCAAAAAGTGAAAG taaaaagaaagaagaatCAGAAGAAGTTAAACCAAGTCGTGCTATATTCATTGTAAATTATAATGTTTCAAAAACTACAACTAATGATATTGCCGATTGGTGTTCACCTTATGGTAATGTAAATAGAGTACAGATGgttaaaaatttttgttttgttgaatttgaaactATTGATCAAGCTTCTAAAGCATTAAAAGCtttagatttaaaatct tTTGATGGGCATTCATTGACAGTTGAATATGTAAATGGGTCAATTGATAGGGATAACTACCAAAGAGATAGATATGGTAGCAATCATTTCAATCATAATCTttatcataatcatcatttcaattatcatcatcattccCATCAACAATACAGAGATAACTATAATAATCACCGTCATCCCCATCACCACAATCATCAACCACATCACCATAATAATCACTATCATAACCAAAGAGATCACCAAAGAGATCACTACCATCATCATCGAGACAATCAAAGAGATACCCAAAGAGATCATAGAGATACCCAAAGAGATACTCAAAGAGATACTCAAAGAGATACTCAAAGAGATAGTCAAAGAGATAGTCAAAGAGATAGTCAAAGAGATAGTCAAAGAGACAGTCAAAGAGATAGTCAAAGAGACAGTCAAAGAGATAATCAAAGGGATTCTTATAATTCCAacaatggtaataatttaaacagCAATAATAACGTCAACAatcataatttaaatgacACCAATGGCAATAATACTGATAATGGTGTCAATTATTCTCAACAAAGAGATCGTAGTAGATCACGTAGTATTGAAAGATTTAGAGATGGAagaaataatagaaataattttagaaataataacaacaataattaccaaaataataataactataatagaaataatattaataatagtaataataaccgTGACTATAATAACTCTGACAGAAATAGAGAATTTTATAATggaaatgataatgatagaaataatggtgatagatatagtaacaataatcgtcacaatattaatttcaataaaagaaataataacgatagaaattacaataataataataatagatttaataataataataataacaataataacagtagTAATAATGGAAGAGATGTAGACTTTAATGgcataaataataataataataataataattatagagatgataataattttaataacaatgaagaatttgaaaataatcgAAGAacttataataatgataaaaaaagaagCAGATCTCACAGTAGAGGAAGAAGTAGAAGTAGATCACACAGTGGTGATagaagaaataataattataataacaataatacaaataataataataataataataataataataataataataataataataataataataataataataatattaataatagtaatcattttaataatgggtaccaaaataaaaccaacagtaataataataattatcctaataataataataataataatgacagtaataataaacaaagcCCAAGTCCaccaagaaaaagaaatttcaataacattggtaataataacaagaattttaacaacaaaaattaa